In the Bacillus shivajii genome, one interval contains:
- the jag gene encoding RNA-binding cell elongation regulator Jag/EloR produces MRKVTVSGKTVDEAVEVGLGKLEETKDNVEIKVIEEPQKGFFGLLGSKPAVVEVIVKPDPVKEALVFLRETIDKMGVTASVEKEERKEGICLNITGADIGVLIGKRGQTLDSLQYLTNLVANKQSDQYLRIHLDAEGYRERRKEALETLAKRLANKALRTRREVRLEPMNAHERKIIHTTLQNVDGIKTFSDGEEPNRRIIVAPK; encoded by the coding sequence GTGAGAAAAGTAACTGTATCAGGAAAAACGGTTGACGAAGCGGTTGAAGTTGGCTTAGGGAAACTTGAAGAAACAAAAGACAATGTTGAAATTAAAGTGATTGAAGAACCTCAAAAAGGTTTTTTCGGCTTATTAGGAAGTAAACCAGCTGTAGTAGAAGTCATCGTAAAGCCGGATCCAGTAAAAGAAGCGCTTGTTTTTTTACGTGAGACGATCGATAAAATGGGTGTTACGGCCTCAGTAGAAAAAGAGGAGCGCAAAGAGGGGATTTGCTTAAATATTACTGGTGCAGATATCGGTGTTCTAATCGGTAAAAGGGGCCAGACGTTAGATTCTCTTCAATATTTAACGAATTTAGTAGCAAACAAACAGTCTGATCAATATCTTCGTATTCATCTTGATGCCGAAGGATATAGAGAGAGACGAAAAGAAGCGTTAGAAACATTAGCAAAACGACTTGCAAATAAGGCACTTCGTACGAGGAGAGAAGTTCGTTTAGAACCAATGAACGCTCATGAACGGAAGATTATTCATACGACTTTACAAAATGTTGATGGAATAAAAACGTTTTCTGATGGAGAAGAGCCAAATAGACGTATTATTGTAGCTCCGAAATAA
- the spoIIIJ gene encoding YidC family membrane integrase SpoIIIJ codes for MVRKISLLLLLVGLMLVMTGCFSINEPIKAESTGIWDSWFVYPLSWLMTTIADALGNSYGLAIIIVTILLRILILPLMIKQTKSTKAMQAIQPEMQELREKYSAKDQQTQQKLQQEMMQLFQKHGVNPLAGCLPILVQMPILIAFYHAIIRTPQINPEVDPAAYDLYDPQMFLWFELGSADPYFILPLVAGATTFIQQKMMMVTDNPQMRALMYIMPVMIIAFAAFFPSALALYWVIGNLFMIVQTYFITGPNVGKNKGDGPETGGAKNK; via the coding sequence GTGGTAAGAAAAATAAGTTTATTATTGCTCTTAGTAGGTTTAATGCTCGTTATGACAGGTTGTTTTAGCATTAATGAACCGATTAAAGCGGAAAGTACAGGGATTTGGGATTCATGGTTCGTTTATCCGCTTTCTTGGTTAATGACAACAATTGCAGATGCACTAGGAAACAGTTACGGTTTAGCAATTATTATCGTAACAATTTTACTTCGTATTTTAATTTTACCGTTAATGATCAAACAAACGAAGAGTACGAAGGCGATGCAAGCCATTCAGCCAGAAATGCAAGAATTACGTGAAAAATATAGTGCCAAAGATCAACAAACACAACAAAAATTACAGCAGGAAATGATGCAGCTGTTCCAGAAACATGGTGTAAATCCGTTAGCAGGGTGTTTACCGATTCTTGTACAAATGCCCATCTTAATTGCATTTTATCATGCGATTATTCGTACGCCACAAATTAACCCAGAAGTTGACCCAGCAGCATATGATCTATATGATCCACAAATGTTTTTATGGTTTGAATTAGGAAGTGCAGATCCATATTTCATTTTGCCATTAGTCGCTGGTGCAACAACATTTATTCAGCAAAAAATGATGATGGTTACTGATAATCCGCAAATGCGTGCATTAATGTACATTATGCCAGTGATGATTATCGCATTTGCAGCATTTTTCCCATCTGCATTAGCATTGTATTGGGTAATTGGTAACTTGTTTATGATAGTTCAAACGTACTTTATTACTGGGCCGAATGTCGGTAAAAATAAAGGTGACGGGCCTGAAACAGGGGGAGCGAAAAACAAGTGA
- the yidD gene encoding membrane protein insertion efficiency factor YidD, with the protein MKWVFINLIRFYQKYISRFTPPTCRFYPTCSQYGIESFQRFGAIKGLWLTVKRIVKCQPFHPGGYDPVPEKNESKTFHEHE; encoded by the coding sequence TTGAAATGGGTATTTATTAACCTTATTCGTTTTTATCAAAAATACATTTCAAGATTTACTCCACCTACGTGCAGGTTTTATCCGACTTGTTCGCAGTACGGTATTGAGTCATTTCAAAGATTCGGGGCAATTAAAGGTCTATGGCTAACGGTTAAAAGAATCGTAAAGTGTCAACCCTTTCATCCAGGTGGATACGATCCCGTACCCGAAAAAAATGAAAGTAAAACGTTTCATGAACACGAATGA